One Columba livia isolate bColLiv1 breed racing homer chromosome 29, bColLiv1.pat.W.v2, whole genome shotgun sequence genomic window, TGGGGTGCTGGCCAGTGTGGAGACATCCTGGCAGGTTTTAAGGTGTTAATCCCTATGGGGAAACCCGGCTCGGAAGGATGTTGGGTTAGACAGTAATTCACACTTTTTGCAACAACCCATCGCCTCCTTTGTGTCATGCTGTGCCACAGCCCTGATCTTGGCTCCGTGGATCTGACGGCGATGGGTGAATGCAGCAGgcactgtgcctcagtttctctttcCTGCATGTCTGAAGCTGTGAGGTGGCTGCTGGGAGATGGTGGTGACACAGGGGCTTTAACAACCCCCCTGACCTTGCACGTGGGCAGGTGCCACTCAGTGATGCCACCTGAGGCTCATTCCAGCACGTGGGAACAGTGTCAGGCTGAGGGACCCGGTTCCCTCCATGGGCTGAAGGCGGGAACAGCCCTGTCCTGTGGGGAAATTAacctgctcaagcaccaggaaggaAGCGCTCCACTTCCAGTATGGGAACATGGAatagagaatcacagaacatcaggggctggaagggacctggaaagctcatgcagtgcaatccccccatggagcaggaacacccagatgaggttacacaggaaccaggcgggttggaatgtctgcagagaaggagactccacaaccccctgggcagcctgggccaggctctgccaccctcaccaggaacaagtttctgctcatatttaagtggaacctcctgtgttccagtttgcacccattgccccttgtcctgtccctggttgtcaccagaagagcctggctccatcctcctgacactccccctttccatcttgatccccaggaatgagtcccccctcagtctcctcttgtccagctccagagccccagctccctcagcctttcctcacacgggagatgctccactccctccagcatcttggtggctgcgctggactctctgcagcagttccctgtcctgctggaactgaggggccaccactggacacaagattccaggtgtggtctccccagggcagagtagaggggcagggaaaggcaggaaaatgggCTTGTGGTGCACATGTATGTCTGTGAATGGATCATGTATCCAAATATGTGGAACGGAGGACTGTTCGCAAGGGAGAGTGCAGATGTGTAAGTACCATTGAGCATCCGTGCAAAGGATCATGTGTGCACCGTGATTGTGCACAACGAACCTGCGTCTGCAAGAAAGTGCCACCTGCTCGGTGCCGCTGGTGCGCGGGCAGCGCTGCCTGTGCAGGGCTCCCGGGTCCCATGGGAGCTGTGCTCCCAGGCCAGCCTGTGCCCACTCTTGCCTCTCTGTTGACATTCCTGGGCTATTCTGGGAGCTGCCAGCAAGCCCAGCCAGCTGAGAACTTTGTCCCTTGCACTCTGGTTGCATCATCTCCGGTGGCTGCTTTTTTCCCAGACAGCCCACTCTGTTTACACGTCACCTCTGCGCTTGGCCGCGGGCAGGGGCTCTGTGTGATCAAGACCTTGGAGGCAGCGCCGCATGGCAAGGTGGGCACAGGACATACCCCAAGGGCTGGCTGGGCTTCAGGTTCCCACCGCGCTCTGTGGGTTCCTGGCTGTGGCACAAGAGCGCTGGGCTTTCCCGCTCCCCCAATGCGACACCTTGCACCACTTTCAGGAACATTCTCCAGGACCCTGTGTGCCCTGTGTGTCCTGCATTTGGGCTAAGGATCCAAAGGACATCTTCAGGTTGATGTGACACTGGCTGCCACCTCACGAGCCCTCAGTACATGCAAACATCCATTTTAATtcgtggggaggagggggcatGGTATGAACCTTTGCTGGCCCTGCCCAGGTTGGTCCTGGCATGAGGGTGGACCAAGCAGTCCAAAGGGTGGGCTCAGACCCTCAAACTCATCAAACGGTAGGAGTGACAAAAGCCCAGAGGTGTGAACAGTCCCCAAAGAGCCACGGGGCTCATCCTGGGAACAGCGTCTGATCCCTGCTGGGTCCTCTGTCAGCAATAAATGACACTGGCCCTGTTACGATGGCTGaggggctgcccaggggacaACGCATGGGTGGTGGGGGCAGGTCTGTGGGCTCCATGGGCAGGTAGGTCCATCCAGCAGGCTCCTCCAGgcctgctgctcctctcccagccaGGATTTCCCCCAGCCCTCCCTTCCCACTGGTTTTGGACCAGGCAGAGGAGCTCAGTGTGGCCAGGACCCTCTGCACCCTGGGCAGTCACTGGGGTGAGCTGCGGGCTGGCAGAGCCCATGCACATGCGTGTGTGAGCCCTGTGGGCACACATCTCTGCATGTACCACTGCTTGTGCTCACCCAAATGAAGCCACTCGTGTGACCCTTCCCGCTCGTGTTCAGCCCAACTTGAGGCTTGTGATTGGCTGGGGGGGAACCCCTCCTGTGGGGACCTGACGGCCTCGTCCGGAGTGCAtatggaatattgtgtccagttctggtcccCTTagctcaagaaggacagggaactgctggagagagtccagcgcagccaccaagatgctgaagggagtggagcatctcccgtgtgaggaaaggctgagggagctggggctctggagctggacaagaggagactgagtggGGACTCATTcgtgtttacagatatataaagggtgagtgtcaggaggatggagccaggctcttctccgtgacaaccagtgacaggacaaggggcagtgggtgcaaactggaacacaagaggttccgcttaaatttgagcagaaacttgttcctggtgagggtggcagagcctggcccaggctgcccaggggggttgtggagtctccttctctgcagacattccaacccgcctggttcctgtgtaacctcatctgggtgttcctgctccatggggggattgcactggatgagctttccaggtcccttcaacccctgacactctggggttctgtgattctgtgagggtGGGCGACAGTGAGACAGCGGGGCACCATCCGCCCCCGCCGCGGGGGGGCTAATCCCGGTAATCCCCCGCCCCGGCCACCGCCCGACGGGACGGGACAGGCAGGTGAGCCGGCCAATGGCGGGGGGGCCCCGGGCCCGCCCCCGGCCGCAGGTGCCCAAAGCGGGCGGGCCCGGCCGCGCCACTCCCGGTGCCGGCCCGGTTCGTCCCGTCGGCGCGGATGGCGGCGCGGGGCGCGGGGccgtggctgctgctgctggcggcGGTGCTGAGCCCGGTGCTGTGCGCGGCGGCGGAGCCGCGCTGCCCGGCGTGTGCggcgggcgcggagcggcggcTGCTGGAGGAGGCGGCCAAGcggcagctgctggagaagctgcgGCTCCGCGAACGGCCGACGCTCGCCCACAACGTGCCCCGCGCCGCCGTGGCCCGCGCCCTGCGGCGGCTGCAGCCCGCAAACACCCGCCGGGGCCCCGGTGACGACGAGCGGGGCTACGAGATCATCAGCTTCGGGGAGCCAGGTGGGTGCGAGGGCCCGTGGGCAGCGGTGTGTGACCCCGCTGCTTGCCCACACAGCCCCCGATGGGGCTGgagtgacctcattcatggttatcaatatggaaagggtgagtgccaggaggatggagccaggctcttctggtgacaaccagtgacaggacaaggggcaatgggtgcaaactggaacacaagaggttccacttaaatctgagaagaaacttgttgatggtgagggtggcagagcctggcccaggctgcccagggggttgtggagtctccttctgtgcagatattccaacccgcctggttcctgtgtaacctcatctgggtgttcctgctccatggggggatggcactggatgagctttccaggtccctccaacccctgacattctgtatttctgtgaaCCAGGCTGCACCCGGTGCCAGCCCACGGGACACCCTGGGTAAGCCCCTGCTGGGCCAGCGTCTCCCTGCACTGGGCTCATGGGGACCCAGAAGGATGTGCAGCCCCTGCACCTCGGGGTGCTTCAGCACCACTGGGGTCGGGATCCTGGCCATCTGCCTCCTCGCAGTGGGCTGAGGGTGCTTGGAGCTGTGCGGGCTGTGATTGAACCATTATTTAATGTACCTGCTGTGCACTGATGACCTCCCAGTGCTGCCGGTGCAGGAAGGCTCCGTGTGGGAGAAGGAGAGATGGCCCCTCTTTTGCTCCCATATTGGCCAATTGGCACCCTGCACCTGGAGTGCTGCAGTGCCTGTCCCCTTCCTgaagcagctggaagagactGGCCGTGATGTGCGGGATGGTGGTGCAGCCTCCCCTTCCCACAGATCCTGCATCATTCACCTCAtccctttctcccctcagagcTCACGTCTCCCTCTGCCTTGGGGCTGCAGTTCCAGTTCAGCCGCGCTCAAGACCAGGACGTTCACATCCTGCGGGCTCAGCTTTGGCTCTACCTCCGAGTTCCCCGAGACCTGGTAGCCGGCCTCACCCTGAGAGTCTTCCTTGCCGGTGGGGAAGGCGCTTTGGTGGGGGGCAATCGCACGTTGCTGAGCGAGAGGCGACTGAGCGCTAAGGGCAGCGGCTGGCGCGCCTTCCCCCTCATGCCGGCGCTGCAGAGTTTCTTTGGGGGAGAGCACAGGACCTTGCGGCTCGAACTGGAAAGCCGCGGGGACAGGGGTGATATCACGACAATAGTCAACGCCAGCCAgtcccaccagcccttcctgGTGGCCGAGGCGAAGGTGCGGGAGCCAGGACACGGCGTGGCCAAGCGCAGCCTCCGCTGCAGCCAGAACTCCAACCTCTGCTGCCGCAAGGACTACTACGTGGATTTCCGCGACATCGGTTGGAATGACTGGATCATTAAGCCCGAGGGCTACCAGATAAACTACTGCGTGGGCCAGTGCCCTCTCCATGTGGCAGGTAGCCCTGGGATGGCCTCTTCTTTCCACACAGCTGTATTCAACCTCGTCAAAGCAAACAACATCCAGGCGTCGGGGCACTCTTGCTGTGTGCCCACGCGACGCCGGCCGCTCTCCGTCCTCTACTTTGATCGCAATAGCAACATTGTCAAGACTGACATCCCTGATATGATTGTTGATGCCTGTGGCTGTAGCTAGGGGTGGGGGGGCCATGCTGGGTACCCCCCTTCTTCAGGACTGTCTCTCTGGTGGGGGGAAGAGCTGGGGAGCTCCCTTGAGCTCGAGTCAGCCTGTGGTGCAATGGACCCCTTTGGAAAGgttgggagggagggaggagggggtgtctccagggagcACCTGGAGCAGGGGTCTCTGGGGACACGTGGGACAGAGCCAAGGCCACACCAGACCACCCGAGTCCGAGCTGTGGGTTGTTGGTgactctgagcatccctggacTGCAGCATCCCTTTGGTCCCCAGCCGACCCCACGTTCCCGTGGTTGTGTTCCCCTCTGTGTGTGGGGTGAGGGGGCTGCTTTGTTCACATTCAGAGTGGCTGGTGACAGTTTGGGACTCGGCTCCTTGAGAGCAGAGTGGGGTGCGGGGATGGGTCTGTGTCCTGCGGGGGGGAAACGGGAGGACGAGGGGCAGTCCTGCTCTTCTGCGACAAACCTTCCTGCAGCAAGTCTGGGCCTGTCGTTGGGGACAAGTGGAATGAAGCACAAATAACAGGCCTGGAAGATGAGGATGAAGGGGGTGACTTTGCCAGGAGCCCCAAATCCACAATGACCAGACACAGGAGGGCATGGAGCTGTGAAGGATGGCTTCACCTCCTGGCCAGGTCCTGTGTGCTGCCCCTTCTATTCCCCTGGGTTTTGTgcttttcctccctgctgctcaccGCACCGGTCTCTTCCAGCCCAGCGCCTCCTCACAGGGAGGTCCGACTCAGACTTTGCCTTTACTAACGATACAGGTTATTCTGTACCTCTACTTGTGCAGCTATTACCACTTTCACAGCAGaagcttctgcagctgctgggactCGCTGGTGCTCCATCCTGCCCACCCACCTCTCTGCTGAAGATCCCACTCTGCCTTTGCCTTCCTGATACTCACGTTTGCAATGCACCCGCACAGCCTgtacttttaatttattttaatactttggTGCGGCTTCCCCAATAAATGGGTGGAAATGCAACATCCAGgctctgtgttttatttcttagcATCACCTGCATGAATAGATGGGGTGGGGGAAATGGTCCCACCTccctggggctggagagggtAATGTGGCATCAAATAAGCTGTTTACTGGCAGGTGCTGCTAGGGGACATGGCTCAACCTGAAGATGCTGTTCTGCACCTGGATGAGTCCCAAATGGAGTTCAAAATACCATAAATTTGGAGACTCTGACCTTGGGGGGGCTGAGTGAAAATGATGAGCTGCATCTCACATCCTGTGCCCTCACTACAAATACCAGAGGTTGTACCCGAATCATGTCTCCCCAAACTCTTCTCATGTTTTCCCTTAAATGCCACTTGGTGACCCCAGTCTCAGCCCCATAGCAGCCGGTCACAGAGCCTGGTGATGCCCAAGCTGCTTGGGCACAATTCGGTGTGAGATGCTTCTGGAGCGGGAGACGATGCCCCCGCTCACCCCTCTGGGATCCCGCACGCTTGGCCTGAGTCCCTGTTGCGCAAGTGTCCGCTCAAAGCTCAGTTTGGGGCCGTTTTATCTGGGGACAAACCCACTTGGTTTCCCAGCTTGGCCCTGCGCTCCACCCTGCAAGTGGACAAAGGGCAGCTTTCATCAGCTGGCCGCAGCGGGCAAGCCCATCTTCGGGGGCACGGCCGTCACCCGCAGCCCCGAAAATATCTCCAAAGGCCAACAGGGAACGTGCGTTTCCACGTGTGCGTGGGGGGGGTGTCCACACGCGTGTGCGTGATGTGCTGACTCACTGACACACTGACACGCTGACCCACCAGCCCGGAGCTGAGATGCTGAGCTGGCCGTGGTGGTACCACTAAGTCTTTAATCTGTGTGATCATCTggccctgctctgagcagctttAACTTTCCTAAACAGGAGGCCAAGATTAACGGTGGGGTGGGTGGTGTGGTGGGGTTGGGGGCTGGTGGTTGAGAACCTGTGGTGGGGGAGCTGCCCAAGTGCTGTTTCCAGATGTGGGGCTCAAAGCTGGTGGCAAAACAGAGCTGGGCCCATCTGGCCATGCAGGTGGCCCCTTGGGAACAGGACAGTGGTCTTGGGGCAGGTCCCCAAGGCGCCCGCGGTGGAGCGGGCGGCAGCGCTGGCCCTGCGCGGTGCCCGGTGCCTTTCCTGGCAGCTTAGCCAGGGTCACACTCGGCTCAGGAATAAATCTGTTGAGCTGCTTATGCCTATTACAAAACGGGCATGCAAGCAACCCCGCTCAGCTGCACCCACCACCTTGGCCGTGCCTCGGGGGTGATGCTGTGGGACTTGATgggctgcagcccaggacatgGCTGGGGGCTCTCCCTTTGTGCTGGAGGAAGGGGGGACTGTGCAGGCATTGCCAACCCCACTGTGTGCTGGGGGcaccctggggagcaggaccACCCCTCCTCATCCCTCCCTGTGTTGGGAAAGGAACTGGTCTCAGGCTAGGACAgtggggggaaactgaggcagggagcAGCCTTTTGcaggctgtgcctgggagcTGAGGTGGCGCCTGAAATCTCTGTTGTATGTGATCCCCGTGTTCTCCCTCTGCTCCGAGGGTCCAATGCAGTCAGTGGTGAGAGTATCTCATGGGTCATGGTGTAAAGATGCTCCCGCGGAGTACTGGACACCTGCGGTGCGTGATGACACACAGGGGCACTGGGAGGACAGGCTAATGCCAAGGAAAGTAGAGTGCCCAGAGCGGGGATAATCCTGCTAAGAGGCTCCGAGGTCAGGCTGGGTGTATGGCGTGGCGCCCACCACCTTCGAGGCTTGCACAGGCAGCACCGAACCGGGGAGTGGGAGGGAGCTGGAGGACACGAGCACTGGGACATGGTGACAAtgcccatgtccccaagaaagtccagtataaattggggaatgagctgttagagagcagtgtaggggaaagggagctgggggtcctggggacagcagggtgagcatgagccagcactgggcccttgtggccaggaagccaatgggacctggggtgggttagaaggggggggtcagtaggtcagagaggttctcctgcccctctgctctgccctggggagaccacacctggaatcttgtgtccagctgtggcccctcagttccagcaggacagggaactgctgcagagagtccagcgcagccaccaagatgctggagggagtggagcatctcccgtgtgaggaaaggctgagggagctggggctctggagctggacaagaggagactgaggggggactcattcctggggatcaatatggaaagggggagtgtcaggaggatggagccaggctcttctcggtgacaaccagtgataggacaagtggcagtgggtgcaaactggaacacaggaggttccacttaaatatgagcagaaacttcttcccagtgagggtggcagagcctggcccaggctgcccagggggttgtggagtctccttctgtgcagacattccaacccgcctggttcctgtgtaacctcatctgggtgttcctgctccatggggggattgcactggatgagctttccaggtcccttcaacccccgacattctgggattctgtgaaaaggtCCGAGCACCCGCGGTGCCGGCGACGAGGCGGCTCCATCCGCCGCCACCAGGGGGCGCTGCCCCGCGCTCctccgtgtcccccccgtgtcccctctcGTGTCCCCCCACGCACACTGGCAGGATCCTGGGCAGAAACACTCGTTGAAGCCACCACGTCCCTTCATCCCAGCACAGGGGTCCGGGTACACTCCTGCTGGGTGGCAGACGGGGAGGGTGGTCTCTGCTCAGTGACGCCCCGGGCGCTGGCGCAGCCTCTGCCTGCATCCCCAGTGGTGTCCGGGCTACACGAGGTGCTGAGTCCTCGCTGCCCAGCTGGGAGGTATCAGCCCGAGCTGTCCCTCATCtgtccaatctcagcttccCCAGGGCACTTGCACAGGGACCTTTGGTCTCTCCCCACTTGGGGGGTGGGAGGTGCTGGGACCTTGGTCCCCAGGTTGCCTCAGTGGAGCGAAGCTGGGCACAAGGAgctgatcacagaatcccagagcgtcaggggttgaagggacctggaaagctcatccagtgcaatccccccatggagcaggaacacccagatgaggttacacaggaaccaggtgggttggaatgtctgcagagaaggagactccacaaccccctgggcagcctgggccaggctctgccaccctcaccatcaacaagtttcttctcatgtttaagtggaacctcctgtgttccagtttgcacccattgccccttgtcctgtccctggttgtcaccagaagagcctggctccatcctcctgacactccccctttccatcttgatccccaggaatgagtcccccctcagtctcctcttgtccagctccagagccccagctccctcagcctttcctcacacgggagatgctccactttcttcagcatcttcatcaCTCAGTGCTGGATGATCGTGTGTGTTCCCACCTCCGTGCATGTGCCTGAGCGTGCAAACGGTGCACAAGCGCACACGAGGGCACGCGGGTCCTCGTTCAGGCGCGCGTGTGCGCAGCCCCGCGCGTGGACGCGGGTTCCCGCGTGTGCGCTGAGAGCGCGCGGGCCAGGCCGCGCGCGGGACCTGCGCGTGGTGTGCGCGGGCCCGCGTGTCCCGCGCGCGCGCGTGTGCAGGATCCAGCCCGGGTTTTCGGAGTGGCCGGAGCCGGCGGCGCTCCCGGCCGGGGTCTCCGTCCCGAGCGCGctcggcgccgccgccgcccgagTTGGCGGAGCGGGACCCGCCGTCCCGCGGCTCCGCCGGTTCTGCCGGgacgcgccgccccccgcgggAGCTCCGGCAACTTTTCTCTGGTTCCCCGAGGCGGGCCGGGAAGTGCGGGGAGcgccgcgccgtcccgccccgACCGCCGGGGTCCCCCTGGATGTGCCTCTTCTCCCCCAGAACGAGCCgcagctgcagctggggtgaGCGGGAGCGCGGAGCCGCGGGACCCGCCGCCTCTCCCGGGGCCGCTCGGAGCCGTTCGGAGGTAGGAGCCGCCGGCACCGCGGGCAGGGGCTCGGGGCGCCCGCGGGCCCCCGCTCTCCGGAGGGGCCGGGATGGCGCCAGACCCTCCGCCGGGCCCGTCTCGCGTCCCGTCGACGCCGGCGGGACCCGGACCGAGGCTCCCAGCGTGGGGCCCGGCGGAGCGCGGGCTGGGAACGGGGTCGGACGGCGCGGCGTGGCCGGGTCCCTCCTGGGTCGGACGGGGCGAGTGCGCTCGGGGGGACGGGCAGAgtgccccggccccgccgcgctcccCGGCACGTACACTCGCGCTCACACCCACTCCCACGCcctcccgctcccgccgccggcTGGGTGGGCTGCTCCGGCCGCGCCGCCGCTCTGCCCGCCCGGGGAAGCCCCTTGCAGCCCGAGGAGGggagggctgggctggagcGGGGGGCTCCAGGCTCCTGGGCGTGCAGCTCTTCTGCTGCCCGGGTAGGGATGTTGGAGCGGGAGCAGACACGGCTGGAAGTTACTGCCCTGGCCCGAGTgacgcagcagctgcaggactgTCCCCAGGCACACATAAACGGTGGGCAGTGCCACCTCCACCACTGGTGCGAGCTCCTGGCCATCCGGAGCTCTCTTTGGCAGGGCGCAGAGCTGCCCGGCCCATCCTGCACATCCCACAGCTGGAGCACACAGCTGGATCCCCACCAACGGTACCCACTGATTCTGGGCAAGGCTCTGAGGTTTTGTGCTGGGACAATGGGTCCCCCTGCTCCGTGACAACCTGCGAGGCTGTGCGGGCAAGTGTCTGTTAGGAGTGAGGTGCAAGGACATTCTGTGCACCCCAAGGAGCCTCCCAGAACCCACTGTGAAATGCCCAGGTCCTGGTGCACCTCGGCTTCCCATCTTTCCTCCCACAGGCTCTGGGGCTGCGCTTCTTCCCTCCCCATGGGGGCTGTAGCTGAGGCTGCCACAGAAGCGTCCCATGCTTGGGAAacctagaatcacagaacagccgTTGGAAGTATCTTgaaaggtcatctggtccaagtGTTTGTGGGAAAGGGAGCCTAGATGAGTTTATCAAACCTCTCTGGTTTTGAGgggaggagcagagctgctttttCACGTTGCTTGTGGAGCACCTCGAGTCCTCGCCTGTGCCAGTTCTGAGTGTCTGTCAGTTTTCCTGCACTGTTGCATAAGagtgcccaggtggccagaaaGCCACCAGcgtcctggcttgtatcaggaacagtgtggccagcaggactagagggGTGATTGTGCTGCTGTTCTGGTCACTGGGGACgccaaaccttgaatcctgtgttcagttttgggcccctcatcatcagaaggacattgaaatactggagagagtgcagaggaggtgacggagctggtgaggggctggagcacaagtgtgatggagcggctgagggagctggggggttcagctggagaacaggagctgaggggagaccttctgatctctgaactgcctgaaaggagcttggagcatggagggggttggtctgtGCTCCCAAGTGAtaaaacaagaggaaacggcctcaagttgcgccaggggaggttgaggttggatctggggaacaatttcttccccaaagggctgttgggcattgaacatgctgcccagggcactgctggagtcaccatccctggaggggtttaaaaggcgtttagacgaggttctcggggatgtggtttagtgctggagttgggtgaggttatggttggactcggtgatcctgagggtctcttctgactgaaatcattctatgattctacaccCAGAGTGTCCCCCAGGAGCACGGGTGTGTGTGCACGCCTAGGGACACGTATACAGAGAGGCCTGTTTGCCTGTGTGCCTATGTACATACCCGTATGCACGCGTGCACAATTATCTGCCCAGCTGGTATCTCGCATCTGTAGTGCTGGAGTCTGTctgtgtgcctcagtttctctcaATATCTCCTCCTGGTGTTTCGCAATCCCAGTGATGCGATAAATAGAAAAGGTGCATTGGGTGGGTCCTTGGTGAGACCAAGGGGATTCTTCTGCCAAAACACAGCAAGTGTACCCAGCCCAGTGCTTATGGCACATCAAAACCCTTCAGAAGCTGCAGAATAACAAGGTGAACAGCTGATAAAATAGCTGTCTCGGAGTGGGAACAAGCAGCAAAAACACAGAGTCGGATTTCAGCTCTTCTGCATCTGGGTGTGAGgttgggatggggggggggggggtgtttccAGATGTGGTTTAAGCCCATTATCAGTCTCTTGTCCCCAATCTAGAGGGAGCG contains:
- the LOC102083938 gene encoding inhibin beta C chain-like, which gives rise to MAARGAGPWLLLLAAVLSPVLCAAAEPRCPACAAGAERRLLEEAAKRQLLEKLRLRERPTLAHNVPRAAVARALRRLQPANTRRGPGDDERGYEIISFGEPELTSPSALGLQFQFSRAQDQDVHILRAQLWLYLRVPRDLVAGLTLRVFLAGGEGALVGGNRTLLSERRLSAKGSGWRAFPLMPALQSFFGGEHRTLRLELESRGDRGDITTIVNASQSHQPFLVAEAKVREPGHGVAKRSLRCSQNSNLCCRKDYYVDFRDIGWNDWIIKPEGYQINYCVGQCPLHVAGSPGMASSFHTAVFNLVKANNIQASGHSCCVPTRRRPLSVLYFDRNSNIVKTDIPDMIVDACGCS